The DNA window CGGCTCAAGCTGCTTTATCTGGTGCGGTTGGCGCCGCTGGTGGAGCCCGGTCTCCATCTGATGGAGCTGGGCCCCAGGCAGACAGGTAAGACCTTCTTATTACGCAACACCTCACCAGAGGTGTTCGTGATCTCCGGGGGCCGCACCACCCCAGCAACGTTGTTCTACCACCAACTGCAGCGCAAACCCGGCCTGATTGCAACTTACCAGGTAGTGGTCTTCGACGAAGTGGCCCACACCCGCTGGGATGATCCCGCACTGTTGGCGACGCTGAAAGACTTTATGGAGTCTGGTCAGTTCAGCCGGGGTAACCGCAGCTTTCACGCTCAGGCTTCCCTGGTTTTCCTGGGTAACACTGACAGCGCGGCACCTCCTCAAACCGGGGTATTGCCCGATGGGCTGGTAGGGGATACGGCTTTTTTGGACCGACTAGCTGGGTTGTTGCCCGGGCACGAGTTCCCCAAGCTAGGCCCTGATCTTCTGAATCAAGACTACGGATTGGTTCTGGATTACATGGCTGAGGTTTTCAAGCGCCTGCGGCTCCAGGTTTTCGAGCCCGCCTTGTCGCCTTATCTGCCGTCGGGGCTTACCCAGCGCGACGTGCGTGCGGTCTACAAACTGACCGCGGCTCTGAGCAAGCTGATCTTCCCGGGTCGGGACTGGTCCACGGGGTTTCTGGGCGAACTCGCCAGTCTAGCACTCGAGCTCCGGGGGCGGGTGCATGCAGAGTTAAACCACTGGAACCCGGCAGAATTTCCCTTGCGACGCTTAGATCTGCGCCCGGTGGAGGGTACTTAAGGCTCAATCCGGAATGAGCTTGAACAGCCGCCCGGTGAGACTGACGCTGGCCTTTTCCAGGGTGTAGCTCACGCTGTCTCCCGCCAGGCTCACCCTCAG is part of the Calidithermus timidus DSM 17022 genome and encodes:
- a CDS encoding BREX system Lon protease-like protein BrxL, with the translated sequence MRSGELLSQYILGGYICKLSTIRGVGHARALSTNTAHRNAMRLQGDRGGACGISKSKERVELSYDPARRQVRVAEFLPFQVARIDLDEYCRARAAFDEREWIDILLMSLGIHPKPLDLRLKLLYLVRLAPLVEPGLHLMELGPRQTGKTFLLRNTSPEVFVISGGRTTPATLFYHQLQRKPGLIATYQVVVFDEVAHTRWDDPALLATLKDFMESGQFSRGNRSFHAQASLVFLGNTDSAAPPQTGVLPDGLVGDTAFLDRLAGLLPGHEFPKLGPDLLNQDYGLVLDYMAEVFKRLRLQVFEPALSPYLPSGLTQRDVRAVYKLTAALSKLIFPGRDWSTGFLGELASLALELRGRVHAELNHWNPAEFPLRRLDLRPVEGT